CCTCGATATTCTTCGCCGTGGACCATTGTTCCCTGGAGTGCGTCGGCATTCATGCCGCAACCAGAGGTACGCGCTTCGAGGCGTTGGAGCCCATTCGGCAAGGGATGCGCCACAGCTTCAGCATCTTTGGCCAAGGCGTGGCCACGGGTTTGAAATTGCGTCACGATCATGGCAGCCAGTTTATATCAGAAGTGTATCAGGACGAGTTGAAATACCTGGGTATTGAAAGCTCCCCTGCCTATGTGCGCGAACCCCAAGGCAATGGTATCGCTGAACGCTTTGTTCGCATTCTCAAGGAAAACCTGCTCTTGGTGAGGCATTTCTACACCGTAGAAGACTTACGCCAGGCTCTGCTGGAGTTTAAGGATACATACAACCGACGATGGATTGTGGCCCGACATGGCTATCGAACACCTTCAGCTGTTCGCGAACAACAGGCCATGTATGCATGGGCGGCGTGAATAAGGACAAAATTGTGTCCAAAAAAACCTAGACCGCTACAGCTGCGCGGCCTGTTGCAGGATGGACAACTTGCCGAGGCCCGGCGTCTTGCTCATTCTCTCAAAGGCGTGTCCGCTACCCTGGATGTGCAAGAACTGACCAAGGCCGCTGCATCGGTGGAACTGGCCCTGGCCAACGGCCAGGCCAACAACCTGGATGATTTGCTTCAATCCCTGGAAGCAACTCTGACGCTGGCCGTCGAGGCCGCCCTGACTCTAGCGGAACATGGAGAGGCGAGAGCCACGGCCCCGGCGGATGCAGCCGAAGCCTCAACCCATCGCCCCTTGTCGCCGGAATCTTTGATCACCCTCAATGCATTCCGTAAACTGCTCTAAAACAACAACATCAAGGCCCGCAAGAGTTTCTCGGAGATTCAAGAGGAACTCCTGGGGCGGGGGATGAATGACGACGTGGCGAGCCTGGAAGCGAGCCTGGAGCGTTTGGATTTTGAGAGCGCGTTGGAGATTGTGGAACGTATTGAGGCGGGGCTTCTGAGGTCGGAGTGTGATTCAACGGCCTGAACAATGCGATGGCGGCTTGATCATCAAGTTTTCGGTTGGCTTGCCGATTAGATATGGAGTTGCTTCATATTCATCCTCCTCGTATCTTCAAAACAACTCTGATCTTCCACCGATCACCAGGGGGGACCATCATGGCTTTAAGTGATCTGCAACGACTCGTGGTTTTCGATACGGCCAATCAGCTTTGGCAGCAGGACATGCTGATGAACGCCTATTTCCATGGTTCCAGCGTGGGCGCAAATCTGCGGTCCATGATCCTGGGCCGCCAGCCCGTCCAGCCCCTGACTAATCCCTTTGACGAGGCCATCACCGGCAAGCTCCGCGCGGACAGCAGGACCATCCGGCAGAATGCCCGGAACGTGAAGGAGGCCGGGGCCATGATGGGTGTTGCCAAGGAGGCCGTGAGCACCATCAAGGGGCTGTTGGAAGAAATGGAGGCGCTGGCCAAGTCCGTTCAACAAAAAATCGATGAAGGAGGATCGATCTCTCCGGAGGACAAGGATGATTACGATGCATTGCGCAAACGCATCACCAGCACCGTCGAGTCCACCCGCTTCAACAACATCGCCCTCCTGGACGCAAGCCAATGGGATACCCAGCAGATTACCTCGGATGGGAAGGTGCATATCCAGGGTTTTCCGGATGGCGGGTTTGATCTCACTTTCCGGGCGCTGGATGAGGATAATTCGGACTTCGCCTGGAGTACGCTGACTGGCGACAATCTCGAAACCGACCTCAATGCTCAATTACAGACCCTATCCAGTTATATCGGCGACATGACCCTCATTGAGGACATCTACACCCGCCGCCAGGACGGGTTGGAGTATCAGGCCGCGTCACTGGAATCCCAGGCAAATCTGCTGGACCAGGCCGTGGAGGCCCGGCGGCATGTGCCGACGAAGTCCCTGGAGCAAATCCTGTTGGATTTGCTGTTTCGTAATTCCGGGCGGATCGTGGACGAGACGGGGTGACGGGCCGGTTTCAGCGGTCCACCGGTAGGTCGTGGCGTAGCCAGCCGCGTCCATGGCTGCTTCCGGCCATGCCTTCGGGGATAGCCTGGGCCTCGGTGAATCCGTTGGCGTGCAGGAAGGGAAGCAGCAGGCCGGTACGATTGCCCGTGCGGCAGATAATGGCGAAGGGGCTGGTCTTGTCGGATTCCAGGGCCGCTTCCAGGTCGCGAAGGAAGCCTTCCGGCCCTTCGGGATGAGTTTCGAAGGACAGCCGGATCGCGCCTTGAGGCGTTCCGGTTTGCCGCCATTCCTCCGGACGTCGGATGTCCACGATGGTCAGTCCTCCTTCCTGAACCTGCTCCCAGGCGGCTTTGGCCGTAAGGTTTTCTCCCGAAACGGTTATTGGAGACGACTGGGTCGCGTAGTGAAAAATCAGCACCGCGACCAGCAGGGCTAGAAACGCGGCGGGGATCAGGTAGCGTCTTGAGGGCTTTGATGACGAGGTAGGCATGGAAACCTCTGTAAGACCTCTCCGGGAAGGAAGCAAGGCTCTTTCTGGTTGAAACATTTGAGCGTTGGAGTGCGACATGGTTGGAGAGCCCAGCGGGTTGTTCATGAGTTTCATGTATTACGCCGCCCTGAGCATCGAGGCCCTGGGCGTGGCGGTAATCTGCGTCGGCGTGGTGGCCACTACCGGACTTTTTTTGTACCGCTCCTGGGTACATCGGAGCACGGATCGTTTCTACCACACCTATCGGCGCGGCATGGGCAAGGCCATCCTGCTGGGGTTGGAACTCCTGGTGGCCGGGGACATCATCCTCACCGCCACCCACAATTTCAACTTGCAGCATGTCGCCCTGCTGGGGCTTTTGGTGCTGATCCGGACTTTCCTCAGCTTTTCCCTGGAAATCGAGCTGAACGGCCACCTGCCCTGGCGACGGCCCCGTGAAGACCAAGAAAACGGGGATTTTGTGTGACGCAACCAGCAATTGTAAGAGAGGATGAACGAATGGACAAGCTCGCGGATATCGGGGTGATCGGTTTGGCGGTAATGGGTGAAAATCTGATTCTGAACATGGAGAGCAAGGGCTTCCGCGTGGCCTGTCACAACCGGACCGTGGACAAGGTGGACGCTTTTTTGGCCGGTCGCGGCCAAGGGAAGAACCTGATCGGATGCCGGACCCTGGAAGAGCTGGTCGCCAGCCTGGAACGACCGCGTAGGATCATGTTCATGGTCCGTGCCGGATCGGCCGTGGATCAGCTCATCAACGCCCTGGAACCGCTGCTGGAGCCAGGGGATATCCTC
This genomic stretch from Desulfonatronum sp. SC1 harbors:
- a CDS encoding integrase core domain-containing protein: MTTTLTLKEGNASIFFAVDHCSLECVGIHAATRGTRFEALEPIRQGMRHSFSIFGQGVATGLKLRHDHGSQFISEVYQDELKYLGIESSPAYVREPQGNGIAERFVRILKENLLLVRHFYTVEDLRQALLEFKDTYNRRWIVARHGYRTPSAVREQQAMYAWAA
- a CDS encoding DUF1622 domain-containing protein produces the protein MVGEPSGLFMSFMYYAALSIEALGVAVICVGVVATTGLFLYRSWVHRSTDRFYHTYRRGMGKAILLGLELLVAGDIILTATHNFNLQHVALLGLLVLIRTFLSFSLEIELNGHLPWRRPREDQENGDFV
- a CDS encoding Hpt domain-containing protein encodes the protein MCPKKPRPLQLRGLLQDGQLAEARRLAHSLKGVSATLDVQELTKAAASVELALANGQANNLDDLLQSLEATLTLAVEAALTLAEHGEARATAPADAAEASTHRPLSPESLITLNAFRKLL
- a CDS encoding rhodanese-like domain-containing protein, whose protein sequence is MPTSSSKPSRRYLIPAAFLALLVAVLIFHYATQSSPITVSGENLTAKAAWEQVQEGGLTIVDIRRPEEWRQTGTPQGAIRLSFETHPEGPEGFLRDLEAALESDKTSPFAIICRTGNRTGLLLPFLHANGFTEAQAIPEGMAGSSHGRGWLRHDLPVDR